A genomic segment from Marinobacter subterrani encodes:
- the rplI gene encoding 50S ribosomal protein L9, producing MEVILLEKVANLGSLGDKVKVKAGYGRNFLLPYGKAAPATEANLKAFEERRAELEKVAAEKLSAAQARAEALEGASFTISSKAGEEGKLFGSIGVRDIADAITAGGTEVEKSEVRLPEGPLRVTGEYDIELQLHSDVEVTIKLAVVAE from the coding sequence ATGGAAGTTATTCTGCTCGAGAAAGTTGCAAACCTTGGCTCCCTGGGTGACAAGGTAAAGGTCAAGGCCGGTTACGGTCGTAATTTCCTGCTTCCGTATGGCAAGGCTGCACCTGCCACTGAAGCAAACCTGAAGGCGTTCGAAGAGCGTCGTGCCGAGCTTGAGAAAGTGGCTGCTGAGAAGCTGTCTGCTGCCCAGGCCCGCGCCGAGGCTCTGGAAGGTGCGTCCTTCACCATCAGCTCCAAAGCGGGTGAGGAAGGCAAGCTGTTCGGCTCTATCGGTGTGCGCGACATCGCTGACGCAATCACTGCCGGTGGTACCGAAGTCGAGAAGAGCGAAGTTCGTCTGCCAGAAGGTCCGCTGCGCGTGACTGGCGAGTACGACATTGAGCTTCAGCTGCACTCAGACGTCGAAGTAACCATCAAGCTGGCGGTTGTTGCCGAGTAA
- the alr gene encoding alanine racemase, which yields MPRSTVARIDLQALRRNYLAACSRAGGAQVMAVVKADGYGHGIGPVAAALDGLAPKFAVACLEEALAIRDAGLQQSVVLLQGVHAGGDLADCEQGGFEPVLHSVQQVEWLERSGKRPAFWLKVNSGMNRLGFHPVDLPSVVARLQAMGVDHELLGFVTHFACADDPDSTMTAEQTSVFERATAPFEGRMKSVGNSAAHFLPDQPLYDWSRPGIMLYGGSPMVGKTGPELGLAPVMSLEAPLISTRVVPAGESVGYGGSWVADRNTRMGMVAIGYGDGYPRHAGTNTPAAINGRRIRLIGRVSMDMLAVDLTAAPEAREGDSVELWGQTVGVDEVAACAGTISYELLTGITARVRRQYR from the coding sequence ATGCCGCGTAGTACCGTCGCCCGGATTGATCTGCAAGCGCTTCGGCGCAATTACCTGGCCGCCTGCAGCCGTGCCGGTGGCGCGCAGGTGATGGCCGTGGTCAAGGCGGACGGATATGGCCATGGTATCGGCCCGGTTGCAGCGGCCCTGGATGGCCTGGCCCCGAAATTTGCGGTGGCCTGCCTGGAGGAAGCTCTGGCTATCCGTGACGCCGGGTTGCAGCAATCGGTCGTGCTGCTGCAGGGCGTTCATGCCGGTGGCGATCTGGCTGATTGTGAGCAGGGCGGGTTTGAACCGGTCCTCCACAGCGTCCAGCAGGTTGAATGGCTGGAGCGTTCGGGCAAACGCCCGGCCTTCTGGTTGAAGGTGAACAGCGGCATGAATCGTCTGGGCTTCCACCCTGTCGATCTTCCTTCGGTGGTTGCCCGGCTGCAGGCCATGGGCGTAGATCACGAGCTACTCGGTTTCGTGACTCATTTTGCCTGTGCCGACGATCCGGACAGTACAATGACTGCGGAGCAGACCTCGGTTTTCGAGCGGGCAACGGCGCCGTTTGAGGGGCGGATGAAAAGCGTTGGTAATTCGGCAGCGCATTTTCTGCCCGACCAGCCGCTGTATGATTGGAGCCGCCCGGGCATCATGCTCTATGGCGGCTCTCCGATGGTTGGCAAGACCGGGCCGGAGCTTGGCCTGGCCCCGGTGATGTCGCTGGAAGCGCCGCTGATCAGTACCCGGGTTGTACCCGCCGGGGAGTCTGTCGGCTACGGCGGCAGTTGGGTTGCCGACCGCAACACCCGGATGGGCATGGTGGCCATCGGCTACGGTGACGGCTATCCCCGGCATGCCGGAACCAACACGCCCGCCGCAATCAATGGCCGGCGAATCCGGCTCATCGGCCGGGTTTCGATGGACATGCTGGCGGTGGATCTGACCGCAGCGCCGGAAGCCCGTGAAGGCGACAGTGTCGAATTGTGGGGGCAAACGGTCGGTGTTGATGAAGTGGCTGCCTGTGCCGGTACCATTTCCTATGAACTTCTGACCGGTATTACCGCACGGGTAAGGCGGCAATACCGGTAG
- the dnaB gene encoding replicative DNA helicase encodes MAKPNLKPASTDLETSRIKVPPHSVEAEQAVLGGLMLDNRRFDEISEIISAVDFYRQDHRLIFGAVERLASESEPLDVVTLAEFLERAGDIEDAGGLSYLAELAEKTPGAANIQAYANIVRERSVLRQLVEVSGKIADSAFNPQGRNSNEILDEAERNVFQIAEARVKEGSGPQAINPILAKTLSRIEELFESGEQTTGLTTGFKDLDNQTSGMQPSDLIIVAGRPSMGKTTFAMNIVENALISTGTPVLVFSMEMPADALAMRMLSSLGRIDQTKVRGGKLEEDDWPRLTSAVSLLKDKPLYIDDTPGLSPTELRSRARRIARENGGKIGLIMVDYLQLMRVPGNTEGRTAEISEISRSLKGIAKELSCPVVALSQLNRSLEQRPNKRPVNSDLRESGAIEQDADVIMFVYRDEVYNEDTPDKGIAEIIIGKQRNGPIGTIRLAFIGKYTKFEDLAHGDYSDYGGEY; translated from the coding sequence ATGGCCAAGCCCAATCTGAAGCCCGCGAGCACCGATCTCGAAACCAGTCGCATCAAGGTTCCTCCCCACTCCGTTGAGGCGGAGCAGGCGGTGTTGGGTGGCCTGATGCTGGATAACCGCCGGTTCGACGAGATCTCCGAGATTATCTCGGCTGTCGATTTCTATCGGCAGGATCACCGGTTGATCTTTGGCGCCGTGGAACGCCTTGCCAGCGAAAGTGAGCCGCTGGATGTGGTGACCCTCGCCGAGTTTCTGGAGCGGGCCGGCGATATCGAAGATGCCGGAGGCTTGTCCTATCTGGCCGAGCTGGCGGAGAAGACGCCGGGCGCGGCCAACATCCAGGCCTACGCCAATATTGTTCGGGAGCGTTCGGTGCTTCGGCAACTGGTGGAGGTGTCCGGCAAGATCGCCGATTCCGCGTTCAACCCCCAGGGCCGGAACAGCAACGAAATCCTGGATGAGGCCGAGCGGAATGTATTCCAGATCGCCGAGGCCAGGGTCAAGGAAGGTTCCGGGCCCCAGGCCATCAACCCGATTCTGGCCAAGACCCTGAGCCGGATCGAGGAACTGTTTGAGTCCGGCGAGCAAACCACCGGCCTGACCACGGGCTTCAAGGATCTGGATAACCAGACCTCGGGTATGCAGCCCTCGGACCTGATTATCGTGGCCGGGCGGCCCTCCATGGGCAAGACCACCTTTGCCATGAACATCGTGGAGAACGCCCTGATCAGCACCGGCACACCGGTGTTGGTGTTCAGCATGGAGATGCCGGCCGATGCGCTGGCCATGCGTATGCTCTCGTCACTGGGGCGTATCGACCAGACCAAGGTCCGGGGTGGCAAACTGGAAGAGGACGACTGGCCCCGCCTGACGTCCGCGGTCAGCCTGCTCAAGGACAAACCGCTTTATATTGATGATACGCCGGGCCTGAGCCCCACCGAGCTACGCTCCCGTGCCCGGCGGATTGCCCGCGAGAACGGCGGCAAGATCGGCCTGATCATGGTCGACTACCTGCAGCTTATGCGCGTGCCCGGCAACACCGAGGGCCGGACCGCGGAGATTTCCGAGATATCCCGGTCATTGAAGGGGATTGCGAAGGAACTGAGCTGTCCTGTGGTGGCTCTGTCCCAGCTCAACCGAAGCCTTGAGCAGCGGCCCAACAAGCGCCCGGTCAACTCGGATCTGCGGGAATCTGGCGCGATCGAGCAGGATGCTGACGTGATCATGTTTGTCTACCGGGATGAGGTCTATAACGAGGACACGCCCGACAAGGGCATTGCCGAAATCATTATCGGCAAGCAGCGTAACGGCCCCATCGGCACTATCCGCCTGGCGTTTATCGGTAAGTACACCAAATTCGAGGACCTGGCCCACGGCGACTATAGCGACTATGGCGGGGAGTATTGA
- the rpsF gene encoding 30S ribosomal protein S6 codes for MRHYEIVFMVHPDQSEQVPAMIERYTSVITEDGGKVHRLEDWGRRHLAYPINKIHKAHYVLMNVECSQAAMDELTHNFRFNDAIIRDMILRRDGADTDLSPMKASESREDRRGGDDRPRRSAESDEPRQRAETQDEEE; via the coding sequence ATGCGTCACTACGAAATCGTTTTTATGGTACATCCGGATCAGAGCGAGCAAGTGCCCGCGATGATCGAGCGTTATACCAGCGTCATCACTGAAGATGGCGGCAAGGTACATCGCCTGGAAGATTGGGGCCGTCGCCACCTGGCCTACCCGATCAACAAGATTCACAAGGCTCACTACGTACTGATGAACGTTGAATGTTCACAGGCCGCAATGGACGAGCTGACTCACAACTTCCGTTTCAACGATGCCATCATCCGCGACATGATCCTGCGCCGCGATGGTGCGGATACCGACCTGTCCCCGATGAAAGCTTCCGAGTCCCGTGAAGACCGTCGTGGCGGCGATGATCGCCCGCGTCGTTCAGCCGAATCTGACGAGCCACGTCAGCGTGCTGAAACCCAGGACGAAGAAGAGTAA
- a CDS encoding Spy/CpxP family protein refolding chaperone: MKLVKLFGTALVALSLSLPVMAQQSAGGPPDQVDQLAKMVGLTEEQQTDIRAIIDKMQGEIGELRMQARSLQEKMQNEIKSDFDEAAIRKHAEKLGDVTGEIAALSTLMQAKVDKVFTQEQRDELDKRMKQMQQQMQQRQMMMQQQQQQMQQQQQNQQDQQDQ; this comes from the coding sequence ATGAAGCTTGTAAAACTATTTGGCACTGCCCTGGTCGCCCTGAGCCTGTCGCTTCCCGTCATGGCCCAGCAGTCCGCGGGTGGGCCGCCGGACCAGGTTGATCAGTTGGCTAAAATGGTGGGCCTGACCGAGGAGCAGCAAACCGACATCCGTGCGATCATTGATAAGATGCAGGGCGAGATCGGCGAGCTGCGCATGCAGGCGCGTTCGTTGCAGGAAAAGATGCAGAATGAGATCAAGTCGGATTTTGATGAAGCAGCGATTCGCAAACACGCCGAAAAGCTGGGTGATGTAACCGGTGAGATCGCCGCCCTGTCCACTCTGATGCAGGCCAAGGTAGACAAGGTATTTACCCAGGAGCAGCGTGACGAGCTGGACAAGCGCATGAAGCAGATGCAGCAGCAGATGCAGCAGCGTCAGATGATGATGCAGCAACAACAGCAGCAGATGCAGCAACAGCAACAGAACCAGCAGGACCAGCAGGATCAGTAA
- the ylqF gene encoding ribosome biogenesis GTPase YlqF yields the protein MAINWFPGHMHKARKEIKQVMPKMDLIIEVVDARIPFSSENPLVPALRGDKPLIKVLNKRDLADPEITEQWRVWLEQERGVRAITLSHNQRSEALAILKLAEDMTPHHDRQKSALRVMILGIPNVGKSTLINTLAGRPAAKTGNEPAVTRAQQAIKLPNNILLYDTPGFLWPKLSPEACGYRLAVTGAIRSAVLDFEDVAMFEAEYLLTAYPELVKARYGFEELPEDGLALMDGIATKRRFFGRGGIPDLHKVSEVLLNEFRAGTLGRISLETPEMVEREAREAAN from the coding sequence ATGGCAATTAACTGGTTTCCAGGGCACATGCACAAGGCCCGAAAGGAGATCAAACAGGTGATGCCGAAGATGGACCTCATCATTGAGGTGGTGGATGCCCGCATTCCTTTCAGCAGCGAAAACCCGCTGGTGCCGGCCCTGCGTGGTGACAAACCGCTGATCAAGGTTCTCAATAAACGCGACCTGGCCGATCCGGAGATCACTGAACAATGGCGGGTGTGGCTGGAGCAAGAGCGGGGCGTGCGCGCCATTACCCTTAGCCACAACCAGCGCAGCGAGGCGCTGGCGATCCTGAAACTGGCCGAAGACATGACGCCGCATCACGATCGCCAGAAAAGCGCACTGCGGGTGATGATTCTGGGCATTCCCAATGTGGGCAAGTCTACCCTGATCAATACCCTGGCGGGGCGCCCGGCCGCCAAAACCGGAAACGAGCCGGCGGTCACCAGGGCGCAGCAGGCGATCAAGCTGCCGAACAACATTCTGCTTTACGACACCCCCGGCTTCCTGTGGCCCAAGCTGTCGCCGGAAGCCTGCGGCTATCGCCTGGCAGTCACCGGCGCCATTCGCAGTGCGGTGCTGGACTTTGAGGATGTTGCCATGTTCGAGGCCGAGTACCTGCTGACGGCCTACCCGGAGCTGGTCAAGGCCCGCTATGGATTCGAGGAACTGCCTGAAGACGGCCTGGCATTGATGGACGGTATCGCCACAAAACGCCGGTTCTTTGGTCGCGGCGGCATTCCGGACCTGCACAAGGTGTCGGAGGTGTTGCTCAACGAATTTCGCGCCGGCACGCTGGGGCGCATTTCCCTGGAAACTCCCGAGATGGTAGAGCGTGAAGCGCGGGAAGCTGCGAACTAA
- the fabB gene encoding beta-ketoacyl-ACP synthase I, with translation MRRVVVTGMGIVSCLGNSLDEVRDSLKHGKSGIRFNETYKEMGFRSQIAGSVDVDTSVIDRKIRRFMGPSAMYSYLAMEQAIAQAGLTDDLVSNDRTGLIAGSGGASCSSQVEATDIMREKGVKRIGPYMVPRIMTSTVSACLATAYKIRGVNYSMSSACATSAHCIGHAMEQIQAGKQDIVFAGGGEEEDWSLTMMFDAMGALSTKYNDAPETASRPFDTARDGFVIAGGGGMVVLEELEHAKKRGANIIAELTGYGATSDGYDMVAPSGEGAQRCMKQAMATIRGKIDYINAHGTSTPVGDVAEMGAVRATFGSEIPAISSTKSLSGHSLGAAGVQEAIYSLLMLQNGFIAGTKNLTNPDEKISDIPIVGPKSREGVLSTVMSNSFGFGGTNASLVFEKL, from the coding sequence ATGAGACGCGTCGTCGTCACCGGTATGGGCATCGTATCCTGCCTCGGCAATTCACTGGATGAGGTCAGGGACAGCCTGAAGCACGGGAAATCAGGCATCCGCTTCAACGAAACCTACAAGGAGATGGGCTTCCGCAGCCAGATTGCCGGCTCTGTGGATGTCGACACATCCGTAATCGACCGAAAGATCCGCCGTTTCATGGGGCCTTCCGCCATGTACAGCTACCTGGCCATGGAACAGGCCATTGCCCAGGCGGGCCTGACCGATGACCTGGTTTCCAATGACCGCACCGGCCTTATCGCCGGTTCCGGCGGCGCCTCCTGCTCCAGTCAGGTGGAAGCCACGGACATCATGCGCGAGAAGGGTGTGAAGCGCATCGGGCCCTACATGGTGCCGCGCATCATGACGAGCACAGTGTCCGCCTGCCTCGCCACGGCCTACAAGATCCGCGGCGTGAACTACTCCATGTCGTCTGCGTGCGCCACCAGTGCCCACTGTATCGGCCACGCCATGGAACAGATCCAGGCCGGCAAGCAGGACATCGTATTCGCCGGCGGCGGCGAGGAGGAAGACTGGAGCCTGACCATGATGTTCGACGCCATGGGCGCCCTGTCGACCAAGTACAACGACGCGCCGGAGACGGCTTCCCGTCCGTTCGACACTGCCCGGGATGGCTTCGTGATTGCCGGCGGCGGTGGCATGGTGGTTCTGGAAGAACTGGAACACGCGAAGAAACGGGGCGCCAATATCATTGCCGAGCTGACCGGCTATGGCGCCACTTCCGATGGCTACGACATGGTGGCCCCCTCCGGTGAAGGCGCCCAGCGGTGCATGAAGCAGGCCATGGCCACGATCCGCGGCAAGATCGACTACATCAATGCCCATGGCACCAGCACCCCGGTGGGCGATGTGGCTGAAATGGGCGCGGTCCGGGCCACCTTCGGATCAGAAATTCCGGCCATTTCCTCCACCAAGTCCCTGTCCGGACATTCCCTGGGTGCGGCCGGCGTTCAGGAGGCGATCTATTCGCTGCTGATGCTGCAGAACGGCTTTATCGCCGGCACCAAAAACCTGACCAATCCGGACGAAAAAATCAGCGATATTCCCATCGTGGGCCCGAAAAGTCGCGAGGGAGTACTGAGCACCGTGATGTCCAACAGTTTCGGGTTTGGTGGAACCAACGCGTCGTTGGTATTCGAAAAGCTGTGA
- the rpsR gene encoding 30S ribosomal protein S18, translated as MARFFRRRKFCRFTAEGVKEIDYKDLDTLKGYITETGKIVPSRITGTKARYQRQLATAIKRARYLALLPYSDSHDN; from the coding sequence ATGGCTCGTTTTTTCAGACGTCGTAAGTTCTGCCGCTTCACGGCAGAGGGTGTCAAGGAGATCGATTACAAGGATCTGGACACTCTGAAAGGCTACATCACTGAAACCGGCAAAATCGTGCCCAGCCGCATCACCGGCACCAAAGCACGTTATCAGCGTCAGCTGGCTACCGCTATCAAGCGTGCCCGCTACCTGGCACTGCTGCCGTACTCGGACAGCCACGATAACTAA
- the fnr gene encoding fumarate/nitrate reduction transcriptional regulator Fnr has protein sequence MSQAIPFRQASPLKASCHQCSLSNLCLPLAIEENDLDRLEDIVQQGRIFNRGEHIFDQSTPFRSCFAVKSGSIKTSIITEGGEEQVTGFFMPGELVGLDSLGSQNYACTARALERTSICEFPVDKLEELTGKLPELQHHMYHLMSQEIQNSNQLAMLLSKNTAEERIAALLLSLSSRFQRRRMSPTNFSLPMARNDIANFLGLAVETVSRVFTRFQNQGIIKARGREVELLDVEALQLVTREFSRQSN, from the coding sequence ATGTCCCAAGCAATCCCGTTTCGTCAGGCATCGCCGCTCAAGGCGTCCTGCCATCAGTGCAGCCTGAGCAACCTGTGCCTTCCCCTGGCCATTGAAGAAAATGACCTGGACAGGCTGGAAGATATTGTCCAGCAGGGGCGAATCTTCAATCGCGGCGAGCACATCTTCGACCAGAGCACACCCTTCCGCTCCTGTTTCGCGGTGAAAAGCGGGTCGATCAAAACATCGATTATTACCGAGGGTGGTGAAGAGCAGGTCACCGGGTTTTTCATGCCCGGCGAGCTGGTCGGGCTCGACAGCCTGGGCAGTCAGAATTACGCGTGCACAGCCAGGGCACTGGAACGCACCAGCATTTGCGAATTTCCGGTGGATAAACTGGAGGAACTGACCGGCAAGCTGCCAGAGTTGCAGCACCACATGTACCACCTGATGAGCCAGGAAATCCAGAACAGCAACCAGCTCGCCATGCTGCTCAGCAAGAACACGGCGGAAGAACGCATTGCCGCCCTGCTACTGTCGCTGTCCAGCCGGTTCCAGCGCAGGCGCATGTCGCCCACCAATTTCAGCCTGCCGATGGCGAGGAACGATATCGCCAACTTCCTCGGGCTTGCGGTGGAAACCGTCAGCCGCGTGTTCACCCGGTTCCAGAACCAGGGCATTATCAAGGCCCGTGGCCGGGAAGTGGAACTGCTGGACGTGGAGGCCCTGCAACTGGTTACCCGCGAGTTCTCCCGGCAATCCAACTGA
- the lipA gene encoding lipoyl synthase, with product MSDSAKPRITSGSKFRNEHGFSAIKDGVKRSSKQEATPVERKPKWLRARMPGGERYEAVRKNVSEHRLSTVCQESHCPNIGECWTAGTATIMVMGSVCTRACKFCAVDTGNPKGWLDHEEPENTAKSVELMGLRYIVLTSVDRDDLDDGGAAHYAACVSAIKQRTPEVAVEALTPDFDAVMSDVEKVVDSGLDVFAQNVETVKRLTSRVRDPRAGYEKTLSVLEHAKKHRPEVLTKTSLMLGLGETEEEILATMDDLRAIGVDILTLGQYLRPTPNHLPVERYVTPEEFNRYREIGLEKGFMEVPSGPMVRSSYRADKVFDKNNLGLAVPEVPQASNAMQIPVKAVD from the coding sequence ATGAGCGACAGCGCAAAGCCCCGCATTACCAGTGGTTCCAAATTCCGCAATGAGCATGGCTTTTCAGCCATCAAGGATGGCGTCAAGCGGTCATCGAAGCAGGAAGCCACACCGGTAGAGCGCAAGCCCAAATGGCTGCGGGCGCGCATGCCTGGAGGCGAGCGCTACGAGGCCGTGCGCAAGAACGTCAGTGAGCACCGGTTGAGTACCGTTTGCCAGGAATCCCATTGCCCGAACATTGGTGAGTGCTGGACCGCCGGTACCGCCACCATCATGGTGATGGGGTCGGTCTGCACCCGGGCCTGCAAATTCTGCGCGGTAGACACCGGCAACCCGAAAGGCTGGCTGGATCATGAAGAGCCGGAGAACACTGCCAAGTCGGTGGAGCTCATGGGCCTTCGCTACATCGTGCTCACCTCGGTAGACCGTGATGATCTGGACGACGGCGGTGCCGCGCATTATGCCGCCTGCGTGTCCGCCATCAAACAGCGCACGCCGGAAGTGGCCGTGGAGGCACTGACTCCGGATTTCGATGCCGTTATGTCCGACGTCGAGAAAGTCGTGGATTCCGGACTGGATGTCTTTGCCCAGAATGTCGAAACGGTCAAACGCCTGACCAGTCGCGTGCGGGACCCCCGCGCCGGCTATGAGAAAACCCTCAGCGTGCTGGAGCATGCCAAGAAGCACCGCCCGGAGGTGCTCACCAAGACCAGCCTGATGCTGGGCCTGGGTGAGACCGAGGAAGAAATCCTGGCAACCATGGATGACCTGCGCGCCATCGGTGTGGATATCCTGACCCTGGGCCAGTACCTGCGCCCCACCCCGAACCACCTGCCGGTGGAACGCTACGTGACGCCGGAGGAGTTCAACCGCTACCGGGAAATCGGTCTGGAGAAAGGCTTCATGGAAGTGCCGTCCGGCCCCATGGTTCGCTCCAGCTATCGCGCCGATAAAGTCTTTGATAAAAACAATCTTGGCCTTGCCGTGCCCGAGGTCCCCCAAGCCTCGAACGCCATGCAGATTCCGGTGAAGGCCGTCGACTGA
- a CDS encoding sugar nucleotide-binding protein, with product MHVLVVHDYGPLGKILLERLRETHLHVSPLLVSDPTNADLDALENWIPEDTDLIVNALWMADPEAAEKDPEGAHMAAFSLPVAMAEFARDHGMALLQLSSCYVFDGRKQSGYITSNPGQPVNELGNWQWECEQALRTLLPRHLILRTGWSLARFIRKVQASTSAGETLSLPGRCRGQPVAVRDLARVMAAVVLQIDCGAEVWGTYQYAGAEEINLYELGLAIAGLPGIPQGIRVIDDMPDWGPLEPVNTTLVCTKIRNTFGIKQLPWRSGLVDELSMLKQTNGREVAGEPAG from the coding sequence GTGCATGTACTTGTCGTTCACGATTACGGACCCCTGGGGAAAATTTTGCTGGAGCGGTTGCGGGAAACGCACCTGCATGTCAGCCCGTTGCTGGTCAGTGACCCCACCAATGCCGATCTGGACGCGCTGGAGAACTGGATTCCCGAGGATACCGACCTGATCGTGAATGCGCTCTGGATGGCGGACCCCGAAGCTGCCGAGAAGGACCCCGAGGGCGCTCACATGGCGGCTTTTTCGTTGCCGGTGGCCATGGCTGAATTTGCCCGTGACCACGGCATGGCACTGCTCCAGCTGTCCTCCTGTTACGTCTTTGATGGCCGCAAGCAGAGTGGCTACATTACCTCCAACCCCGGCCAGCCGGTCAATGAACTGGGCAACTGGCAGTGGGAATGCGAGCAGGCGCTGCGCACGCTCCTGCCCAGGCACTTGATCCTGCGCACGGGCTGGAGCCTGGCGCGGTTTATCCGCAAAGTGCAGGCCAGTACCTCAGCCGGGGAGACTCTGTCGCTGCCCGGACGATGCCGGGGCCAGCCGGTGGCGGTTCGGGACCTGGCGCGGGTGATGGCGGCGGTGGTGCTGCAGATTGATTGTGGCGCCGAGGTGTGGGGTACCTACCAGTACGCTGGCGCCGAGGAGATCAATCTCTATGAGCTTGGGCTGGCGATTGCAGGCCTTCCGGGTATTCCGCAGGGGATCCGGGTAATTGACGACATGCCCGACTGGGGACCCCTTGAGCCGGTGAACACCACGCTGGTCTGCACAAAGATCCGGAATACCTTCGGTATCAAGCAGCTACCCTGGCGCTCCGGGCTGGTGGATGAGCTGTCGATGCTGAAGCAGACCAATGGCCGGGAAGTGGCCGGCGAGCCCGCAGGATAA
- a CDS encoding YybS family protein produces MRALAQYVMRGPLQAGGVAAVTTAIPLLFWIGAAVVGLVILRLGISQGLNIGLWALLPALGWSIFGQDPTALAVLLQVMLMAALIRTTQSWEKALLGGSFLGIVTGLMLPVIYPGLLEDLVQAGVSFYQQYNAEIAKSLGDDLETVIRNTMNASMAGTYLATGVGVTMMARAWQAGLYNPGGFRTEFHGLRLSLPIAVLCAVTMVVGPLLGLNTMLLAWAAGTPLFLAGLALVHGIVGLKKLSGQWLVLFYVALVLLGPSLMILLVVLAFVDSWLDIRRRVKPAGPAE; encoded by the coding sequence ATGCGTGCACTTGCACAGTATGTAATGCGCGGTCCCCTGCAGGCAGGCGGGGTAGCAGCAGTAACCACTGCGATACCCCTGCTGTTCTGGATTGGCGCAGCCGTTGTCGGCCTGGTTATTCTCAGGCTCGGCATCAGTCAGGGGCTCAACATCGGGCTCTGGGCATTGCTGCCGGCACTCGGCTGGAGCATTTTCGGGCAAGACCCGACCGCTCTGGCGGTATTGCTTCAGGTAATGCTGATGGCCGCGCTTATCCGGACCACGCAGTCCTGGGAAAAGGCCCTCCTCGGGGGGAGTTTTCTGGGAATCGTCACAGGGCTGATGTTGCCTGTGATTTATCCCGGTTTGCTGGAGGATCTGGTCCAGGCCGGGGTGAGCTTTTACCAACAGTACAATGCCGAGATTGCCAAGAGTCTCGGGGATGATCTTGAGACGGTCATTCGGAACACCATGAACGCGAGCATGGCAGGCACCTACCTGGCAACGGGTGTGGGCGTGACCATGATGGCGCGGGCCTGGCAGGCAGGGCTTTATAACCCTGGCGGGTTCCGCACGGAGTTCCATGGCCTGAGGCTGTCATTGCCGATTGCCGTGCTGTGCGCGGTAACCATGGTGGTGGGTCCGTTGCTCGGGCTTAACACCATGCTGCTGGCCTGGGCCGCGGGAACCCCGCTGTTTCTGGCTGGTCTGGCTCTGGTTCACGGCATTGTTGGGTTGAAAAAGCTGAGTGGGCAGTGGCTGGTGCTGTTTTACGTCGCACTGGTTCTGTTGGGCCCAAGTCTGATGATTCTGTTAGTGGTTCTGGCTTTTGTGGATAGCTGGCTGGATATCCGGAGGCGTGTAAAGCCCGCCGGGCCGGCTGAATAA